Proteins from one Bos taurus isolate L1 Dominette 01449 registration number 42190680 breed Hereford chromosome 7, ARS-UCD2.0, whole genome shotgun sequence genomic window:
- the TNPO2 gene encoding transportin-2 isoform X4 — translation MWPELLPQLCNLLNSEDYNTCEGAFGALQKICEDSSELLDSDALNRPLNIMIPKFLQFFKHCSPKIRSHAIACVNQFIMDRAQALMDNIDTFIEHLFALAVDDDPEVRKNVCRALVMLLEVRIDRLIPHMHSIIQYMLQRTQDHDENVALEACEFWLTLAEQPICKEVLASHLVQLIPILVKGMKYSEIDIILLKGDVEEDEAVPDSEQDIKPRFHKSRTVTLPHEAERPDGSEDAEDDDDDDALSDWNLRKCSAAALDVLANVFREELLPHLLPLLKDLLFHPEWVVKESGILVLGAIAEGCMQGMVPYLPELIPHLIQCLSDKKALVRSIACWTLSRYAHWVVSQPPDMHLKPLMTELLKRILDGNKRVQEAACSAFATLEEEACTELVPYLSYILDTLVFAFGKYQHKNLLILYDAIGTLADSVGHHLNQPEYIQKLMPPLIQKWNELKDEDKDLFPLLECLSSVATALQSGFLPYCEPVYQRCVTLVQKTLAQAMMYTQHPEQYEAPDKDFMIVALDLLSGLAEGLGGHVEQLVARSNIMTLLFQCMQDSMPEVRQSSFALLGDLTKACFIHVKPCIAEFMPILGTNLNPEFISVCNNATWAIGEICMQMGAEMQPYVQMVLNNLVEIINRPNTPKTLLENTGRLTSPSAIPAITIGRLGYVCPQEVAPMLQQFIRPWCTSLRNIRDNEEKDSAFRGICMMIGVNPGGVVQDFIFFCDAVASWVSPKDDLRDMFYKILHGFKDQVGEENWQQFSEQFPPLLKERLAAFYGV, via the exons ATGTGGCCCGAGCTGCTGCCCCAGCTGTGCAACCTTCTCAACTCGGAGGATTACAATACTTGTGAG GGAGCCTTCGGAGCCCTGCAGAAAATCTGTGAGGACTCGTCTGAACTGCTGGACAGCGATGCCCTCAACAGGCCCCTCAACATCATGATCCCCAAGTTCCTCCAGTTCTTCAAGCACTGTAGCCCCAAGATCCG gtcccatgCCATCGCCTGTGTGAATCAGTTCATCATGGACCGGGCCCAGGCGCTGATGGACAACATTGACACCTTCATTGAG CATTTGTTTGCCCTGGCTGTGGACGATGACCCTGAGGTGCGGAAGAATGTGTGCCGTGCACTAGTGATGCTGCTGGAAGTGCGGATTGACAGGCTCATCCCCCACATGCATAGCATCATCCAG TACATGCTGCAGAGGACCCAGGACCACGATGAGAACGTGGCCCTTGAGGCCTGTGAGTTCTGGCTGACGCTGGCCGAGCAGCCCATCTGCAAGGAAGTCTTGGCCTCCCACTTGGTCCA GCTGATCCCCATTCTGGTAAAAGGGATGAAGTACTCAGAAATCGACATCATCCTGCTGAAG GGGGATGTTGAGGAGGATGAGGCTGTCCCTGACAGTGAACAGGACATCAAGCCACGTTTCCACAAGTCTCGCACGGTGACGCTGCCCCATGAGGCTGAGCggcctgatggctcagaggacGCGGAGGACGATGATGACGACGACGCTTTGTCCGACTGGAATCTGA GGAAGTGCTCGGCGGCTGCACTGGATGTCCTGGCCAACGTCTTCCGGGAGGAACTGCTGCCCCACTTGCTCCCCCTGCTCAAGGACCTCCTCTTCCACCCCGAGTGGGTGGTCAAGGAGTCAGGCATCCTGGTGCTGGGTGCCATTGCTGAGG GCTGCATGCAGGGCATGGTGCCCTACCTGCCTGAGCTGATCCCGCACCTCATCCAGTGCCTGTCGGACAAGAAGGCCCTGGTCCGTTCCATCGCCTGCTGGACCCTGAGCCGCTATGCCCACTGGGTGGTTAGCCAGCCCCCCGACATGCACCTGAAGCCTCTGATGACGGAGCTGCTCAAGCGAATCCTGGATGGCAACAAGAGGGTACAGGAGGCGGCCTGCAG TGCCTTTGCCACCTTGGAGGAGGAGGCCTGCACGGAGCTGGTGCCTTACCTCAGCTACATCCTAGACACCCTCGTCTTCGCCTTCGGCAAGTACCAGCACAAGAATCTGCTCATCCTCTATGATGCCATCGGCACCCTGGCTGACTCTGTGGGCCACCACCTCAACCAGCCG GAATACATCCAGAAGCTGATGCCTCCACTGATTCAGAAGTGGAACGAGCTCAAAGATGAAGACAAGGACCTCTTCCCCCTGCTGGAG TGCCTGTCATCAGTGGCCACTGCCCTGCAGAGCGGCTTCCTGCCCTACTGCGAGCCGGTCTACCAGCGCTGCGTCACCCTGGTGCAGAAGACGCTGGCCCAGGCCATG ATGTACACCCAGCACCCTGAGCAGTATGAGGCCCCTGACAAGGACTTCATGATTGTGGCACTAGACCTACTTAGTGGCCTGGCTGAGGGCCTGGGTGGACACGTGGAGCAGCTGGTCGCCCGTAGCAACATCATGACACTGCTGTTTCAGTGCATGCAG GACTCGATGCCTGAGGTCCGGCAGAGCTCCTTCGCCCTCCTGGGAGACCTCACCAAAGCCTGCTTCATCCATGTCAAGCCCTGTATCG CTGAGTTCATGCCCATCCTGGGCACCAACCTGAACCCCGAGTTCATCTCTGTCTGCAACAATGCCACCTGGGCCATTGGTGAGATCTGCATGCAGATGG GGGCAGAGATGCAGCCCTATGTGCAGATGGTCCTCAACAATCTGGTGGAGATCATCAACCGGCCCAACACACCCAAGACACTGCTGGAAAACACAG GTCGCCTGACGAGTCCCTCTGCCATTCCAGCCATCACCATCGGCCGCCTGGGCTACGTGTGCCCGCAGGAGGTGGCCCCCATGCTGCAGCAGTTCATCCGGCCTTG GTGCACGTCCCTCAGGAACATCAGGGACAACGAGGAGAAGGACTCGGCCTTCCGTGGGATCTGCATGATGATAGGCGTCAATCCTGGGGGCGTCGTGCAG gactttattttcttctgcgATGCTGTAGCCTCCTGGGTGAGCCCGAAGGATGACCTTCGGGACATGTTTTATAAG ATCCTCCATGGCTTCAAAGACCAAGTCGGGGAGGAAAACTGGCAGCAGTTCTCGGAGCAGTTCCCGCCACTGCTGAAGGAGAGGCTAGCAGCCTTCTACGGGGTCTAG
- the FBXW9 gene encoding F-box/WD repeat-containing protein 9 isoform X1, which produces MELPPGPRDDPHAWDDDSDPELEPDPDAQAEAYVARVLSPPKLGLAPPRAPPLPAPTVSFGSLEPRAASKGPTVAVPGLLSLPPELLLEICAYLDARLVLHVLPRVCHALRDLVRDRVTWRLRAQRRVRAPYPVVEEEDFDWPTACIELEQHLSRWADDGRRAEYFCLADGHFASIDSVLLLQGGTLCLSGSRDRNVNLWDLQQLGVEPSRVLVKTLGTQKNSTHKGWVWSLAALDHRVCSGSWDSTVKLWDMAADGQQFGEIKGKAAVLCLSYRPDILVTGTYDKKVTVYDPRVGPALLKSRRLHSSAVLALLADDRHIISGSEDHTLVVFDRRANSVLQRLQLDSYLLCMSYQEPQLWAGDNQGLLHVFANRSGCFQLVRSFDVGHRSQITGIKHSLGALYTTSTDKTIRVHVPTDPPRTICTRSHHNVLNGVRPCPTRRPRPPRAPLTPPVPVLTDLCRGQPGGGCLWGPVTGGLEAAGLSRWMWMWVCLPAGGAMTSVLGGGDLPPCWCCLCPAPQAYGTRGPGHGHVGSLGWAPRQGR; this is translated from the exons ATGGAGCTGCCTCCAGGGCCGCGCGACGATCCCCACGCCTGGGACGATGACTCGGACCCGGAGCTGGAGCCTGACCCCGACGCGCAGGCCGAGGCTTACGTGGCCCGCGTGCTCAGTCCTCCAAAACTCGGGCTGGCACCCCCGCGCGCCCCTCCTTTGCCCGCGCCCACGGTGTCCTTTGGCTCTCTGGAACCGCGGGCCGCGTCCAAGGGCCCGACTGTGGCAGTTCCGGGCCTGCTGAGCCTACCCCCGGAGCTGCTGCTCGAGATCTGCGCCTACCTCGACGCGCGCCTCGTGCTCCATGTCCTGCCACGCGTTTGCCACGCGCTGCGCGACCTCGTGCGTGACCGTGTCACCTGGAGGCTACGCGCGCAGCGCCGCGTACGGGCTCCCTACCCAGTGGTGGAAG AGGAGGACTTTGACTGGCCGACGGCCTGCATTGAGTTGGAGCAGCACCTGTCGCGTTGGGCAGATGATGGGCGCAGGGCTGAGTACTTCTGCCTAGCCGATGGGCACTTTGCTTCCATTGACTCGGTGCTGCTGCTTCAG GGTGGGACACTCTGCCTGTCTGGCTCCCGAGATCGCAATGTCAACCTGTGGGACCTGCAGCAGCTGGGGGTGGAGCCCAGCAGGGTTCTGGTCAAGACCCTGGGGACCCAGAAGAACAGCACTCACAAG GGCTGGGTGTGGTCACTGGCAGCGCTGGACCACCGAGTGTGCTCCGGTTCCTGGGACAGCACAGTGAAGCTCTGGGACATGGCGGCTGACGGGCAGCAGTTTGGCGAGATAAA GGGCAAGGCAGCTGTTCTGTGCCTGTCCTACCGGCCAGATATCCTGGTGACCGGCACCTATGACAAGAAGGTGACCGTCTACGATCCCAGAG TTGGCCCAGCCCTGCTGAAGAGCCGGCGGCTGCACTCCAGCGCCGTGCTGGCACTGCTGGCAGACGACCGGCACATCATCTCAGGCAGCGAGGACCACACGCTCGTGGTGTTTGACCGCCGGGCCAACAGTGTCCTGCAGCGGCTGCAG CTGGACTCCTACCTGCTCTGCATGTCCTACCAGGAACCTCAGCTCTGGGCTGGCGATAACCAGGGCCTACTGCACGTCTTTGCCAACCGCAGTGGCTGCTTCCAGCTTGTCCGG tccTTTGATGTGGGCCACAGGTCTCAGATCACGGGGATCAAGCACTCCCTGGGGGCCTTGTACACCACGTCCACCGACAAGACCATCCGG GTACACGTGCCCACAGACCCACCAAGGACCATCTGCACTCGAAGCCATCACAATGTGCTGAATGGGGTAAGGCCCTGTCCCACGCGCCGCCCCCGCCCACCGAGAGCACCCCTGACTCCTCCTGTCCCTGTGCTCACAGATTTGTGCCGAGGGCAACCTGGTGGTGGCTGCCTCTGGGGGCCTGTCACTGGAGGTCTGGAGGCTGCAGGCCTGAGCAGGTGGATGTGGATGTGGGTCTGCCTACCGGCAGGTGGGGCCATGACCTCTGTTCTCGGGGGCGGGGACCTTCCCCCATGCTGGTGCTGCCTCTGCCCTGCCCCACAAGCCTATGGCACAAGGGGTCCTGGCCATGGCCATGTGGGGTCCCTGGGCTGGGCCCCACGCCAGGGGAGGTGA
- the FBXW9 gene encoding F-box/WD repeat-containing protein 9 (The RefSeq protein has 2 substitutions compared to this genomic sequence): MELPPGPRDDPHAWDDDSDPELEPDTDAQAEAYVARLLSPPKLGLAPPRAPPLPAPTVSFGSLEPRAASKGPTVAVPGLLSLPPELLLEICAYLDARLVLHVLPRVCHALRDLVRDRVTWRLRAQRRVRAPYPVVEEEDFDWPTACIELEQHLSRWADDGRRAEYFCLADGHFASIDSVLLLQGGTLCLSGSRDRNVNLWDLQQLGVEPSRVLVKTLGTQKNSTHKGWVWSLAALDHRVCSGSWDSTVKLWDMAADGQQFGEIKGKAAVLCLSYRPDILVTGTYDKKVTVYDPRVGPALLKSRRLHSSAVLALLADDRHIISGSEDHTLVVFDRRANSVLQRLQLDSYLLCMSYQEPQLWAGDNQGLLHVFANRSGCFQLVRSFDVGHRSQITGIKHSLGALYTTSTDKTIRVHVPTDPPRTICTRSHHNVLNGICAEGNLVVAASGGLSLEVWRLQA, translated from the exons ATGGAGCTGCCTCCAGGGCCGCGCGACGATCCCCACGCCTGGGACGATGACTCGGACCCGGAGCTGGAGCCTGACCCCGACGCGCAGGCCGAGGCTTACGTGGCCCGCGTGCTCAGTCCTCCAAAACTCGGGCTGGCACCCCCGCGCGCCCCTCCTTTGCCCGCGCCCACGGTGTCCTTTGGCTCTCTGGAACCGCGGGCCGCGTCCAAGGGCCCGACTGTGGCAGTTCCGGGCCTGCTGAGCCTACCCCCGGAGCTGCTGCTCGAGATCTGCGCCTACCTCGACGCGCGCCTCGTGCTCCATGTCCTGCCACGCGTTTGCCACGCGCTGCGCGACCTCGTGCGTGACCGTGTCACCTGGAGGCTACGCGCGCAGCGCCGCGTACGGGCTCCCTACCCAGTGGTGGAAG AGGAGGACTTTGACTGGCCGACGGCCTGCATTGAGTTGGAGCAGCACCTGTCGCGTTGGGCAGATGATGGGCGCAGGGCTGAGTACTTCTGCCTAGCCGATGGGCACTTTGCTTCCATTGACTCGGTGCTGCTGCTTCAG GGTGGGACACTCTGCCTGTCTGGCTCCCGAGATCGCAATGTCAACCTGTGGGACCTGCAGCAGCTGGGGGTGGAGCCCAGCAGGGTTCTGGTCAAGACCCTGGGGACCCAGAAGAACAGCACTCACAAG GGCTGGGTGTGGTCACTGGCAGCGCTGGACCACCGAGTGTGCTCCGGTTCCTGGGACAGCACAGTGAAGCTCTGGGACATGGCGGCTGACGGGCAGCAGTTTGGCGAGATAAA GGGCAAGGCAGCTGTTCTGTGCCTGTCCTACCGGCCAGATATCCTGGTGACCGGCACCTATGACAAGAAGGTGACCGTCTACGATCCCAGAG TTGGCCCAGCCCTGCTGAAGAGCCGGCGGCTGCACTCCAGCGCCGTGCTGGCACTGCTGGCAGACGACCGGCACATCATCTCAGGCAGCGAGGACCACACGCTCGTGGTGTTTGACCGCCGGGCCAACAGTGTCCTGCAGCGGCTGCAG CTGGACTCCTACCTGCTCTGCATGTCCTACCAGGAACCTCAGCTCTGGGCTGGCGATAACCAGGGCCTACTGCACGTCTTTGCCAACCGCAGTGGCTGCTTCCAGCTTGTCCGG tccTTTGATGTGGGCCACAGGTCTCAGATCACGGGGATCAAGCACTCCCTGGGGGCCTTGTACACCACGTCCACCGACAAGACCATCCGG GTACACGTGCCCACAGACCCACCAAGGACCATCTGCACTCGAAGCCATCACAATGTGCTGAATGGG ATTTGTGCCGAGGGCAACCTGGTGGTGGCTGCCTCTGGGGGCCTGTCACTGGAGGTCTGGAGGCTGCAGGCCTGA
- the GNG14 gene encoding putative guanine nucleotide-binding protein G(I)/G(S)/G(O) subunit gamma-14, whose protein sequence is MSSKVTIGSDIGQARRAVEQLRMEAGIDRVKVSKAATDLLQFCTEQAKSDPFLMGIPAATNPFKEKKPCAIL, encoded by the exons ATGTCCAGCAAAGTGACCATTGGCAGTGACATTGGGCAAGCCCGCCGGGCCGTGGAGCAGCTGCGGATGGAGGCAGGCATTGACCGCGTGAAG GTATCCAAGGCAGCTACCGACCTGCTGCAGTTCTGCACAGAGCAGGCCAAGAGCGACCCCTTTCTCATGGGCATCCCAGCCGCCACCAACCCCTTCAAGGAGAAGAAGCCCTGCGCCATCCTGTGA
- the DHPS gene encoding deoxyhypusine synthase (The RefSeq protein has 2 substitutions compared to this genomic sequence): MEGPQEREVPAPALAAVLKHSSALPFETAQVRGYDFNRGVDYRALLEAFSTTGFQATNFGRAVQQVNAMIEKKLEPLSEDEDQHADLTQSRRPLTGCTIFLGYTSNLISSGIRETIRYLVQHNMVDVLVTTAGGVEEDFIKCLAPTYLGEFSLRGKELRENGINRIGNLLVPNDNYCKFEDWLMPILDQMVLEQNTEGVKWTPSKMIARLGKEINNPESVYYWAQKNHIPVLSPALTDGSLGDMIFFHSYKNPGLVLDIVEDLKLINTQAIFAKRTGMIILGGGMVKHHIANANLMRNGADYAVYINTAQEFDGSDSGARPDEAVSWGKIRMDAQPVKVYADASLVFPLLVAETFAQKVDAFTPEKNED; the protein is encoded by the exons ATGGAGGGTCCCCAGGAGAGGGAGGTGCCCGCGGCGGCACTGGCCGCCGTGCTGAAGCACAGTTCGGCACTGCCGTTCGAGACCGCGCAGGTCCGGGGCTACGACTTCAACCGTGGCGTGGACTATCGCGCACTGCTAGAGGCTTTCAGCACCACTGGTTTCCAAGCCACCAACTTCGGGCGCGCGGTACAGCAAGTCAACGCCATG ATAGAGAAGAAACTCGAGCCGCTATCCGAGGATGAAGACCAACATGCAGACTTGACGCAGAGCCGACGCCCACTCACCGGCTGCACCATTTTTCTGGGCTACACATCCAACCTCATCAGTTCAGGCATCCGTGAGACTATCCGTTACCTCGTGCAGCACAACATG GTGGACGTCTTGGTGACCACAGCTGGGGGTGTGGAGGAGGATTTCATCAAGTGCTTGGCGCCCACATACCTGGGCGAGTTCAGCCTCAGGGGGAAGGAGCTACGTGAGAACGGGATCAacag GATTGGGAACTTGCTGGTGCCCAATGACAATTACTGCAAGTTTGAGGACTGGTTGATGCCCATTCTGGACCAGATGGTGCTGGAGCAGAACACAGAG GGTGTGAAGTGGACACCTTCCAAGATGATCGCCCGGCTTGGCAAGGAGATAAACAACCCAGAGTCCGTGTATTACTGGGCCCAGAAG AACCATATTCCTGTGTTGAGCCCGGCACTCACAGATGGCTCGCTGGGTGACATGATCTTCTTCCACTCCTATAAGAACCCAGGTCTGGTCCTGGACATTGTTGAGG ACCTCAAGCTCATCAACACACAGGCCATCTTCGCCAAGCGTACGGGGATGATCATCCTGGGTGGTGGCATGGTCAAGCACCACATTGCCAATGCCAACCTCATG CGGAATGGCGCTGACTATGCCGTCTACATCAACACTGCCCAGGAGTTTGATGGCTCTGACTCAGGCGCCCGGCCGGATGAAGCTGTCTCATGGGGCAAGATCCGGATGGATGCACAGCCTGTCAAG GTCTATGCTGATGCCTCCTTGGTCTTCCCGCTGCTTGTGGCTGAAACCTTTGCCCAGAAGGTAGATGCCTTCATGCCCGAGAAGAATGAGGACTGA
- the WDR83 gene encoding WD repeat domain-containing protein 83, protein MAFPEPKPRGPELPQKRLKTLDCGQGAVRAVRFNVDGNYCLTCGSDKTLKLWNPLRGTLLRTYSGHGYEVLDAAGSFDNSSLCSGGGDKAVVLWDVASGQVVRKFRGHAGKVNTVQFNEEATVILSGSIDSTIRCWDCRSRKPEPVQTLDEARDGISSVKVSDHEVLAGSVDGRVRRYDLRMGQLFSDYVGSPITCICFSRDGQCTLVSSLDSTLRLLDKDTGELLGEYTGHKNKEYKLDCCLSERDTHVVSCSEDGKVFFWDLVEGALALALPVGPGVVQSLTYHPTEPCLLTAMGGSIQCWREETYEAEGAPG, encoded by the exons ATGGCTTTCCCTGAGCCAAAACCGCGGGGCCCCGAGCTGCCGCAGAAACGGTTGAAGACGTTGGACTGCGGGCAGGGGGCGGTTCGAGCTGTGCGATTTAATG TGGATGGCAATTACTGTCTGACTTGCGGCAGCGACAAGACCCTGAAGCTGTGGAACCCGCTGCGGGGGACGTTACTGCGGACGTACAGCGGCCACGGCTACGAGGTGCTGGATGCGGCTGG CTCCTTTGATAACAGCAGTCTTTGCTCTGGAGGTGGGGACAAGGCGGTGGTGCTGTGGGATGTGGCGTCAGGGCAAGTCGTGCGGAAATTCCGGGGCCACGCGGGG AAGGTGAACACAGTGCAGTTTAATGAAGAGGCCACAGTTATCCTGTCTG GCTCTATCGATTCCACCATCCGCTGCTGGGACTGTCGCTCTCGGAAACCTGAGCCAGTACAGACACTGGACGAAGCCAGAGATGGTATATCCAGCGTGAAGGTGTCAGACCATGAGGTCCTCGCAGG TTCCGTAGATGGCCGGGTGAGGCGCTATGACCTGAGGATGGGGCAGCTCTTCTCAGACTACGTGGGCA gccccATCACCTGCATCTGCTTCAGCCGGGATGGCCAGTGCACCCTGGTGTCCAGCCTAGACTCTACCTTGCGGCTTCTGGACAAGGACACAGGGGAGCTGCTGGGCGA GTACACGGGCCATAAGAACAAGGAGTATAAGCTGGACTGCTGCCTGAGCGAGCGCGATACACATGTGGTCAGCTGTTCTGAGGACGGGAAGGTGTTCTTCTGGGACCTGGTGGAA GGTGCCCTGGCGCTGGCCCTGCCTGTGGGTCCTGGTGTGGTGCAATCGCTGACCTACCACCCCACAGAGCCCTGCCTGCTGACTGCCATGGGGGGCAGCATCCAGTGCTGGCGGGAGGAGACCTACGAGGCTGAAGGTGCCCCAGGCTGA